GACATTACAAACAATCAGCTCACGTTTCTGGAAAGAAGCCGCAAAGTTGGGCAAAAATTCATACTGATCCCGTACCTGATGAACTGTCTCTGGTGAAAGAGCGCCCGGTTGCACAATTTCTGATTCGGACAAACCAAGGACTGAAGTAATTCTAAGGAAGCTAGCTTTGTCTTCTTTCGATGTATCCATCAAGTTCCATAGTTCAAAGAGAGACCGGGCGACATCTTTCAACTGCAGCAACGATAGTTCTTAAATGAGCAAGAAAGCAAAACATTTGGATAAAAGATTACCAGAGTTCAAATACCTTTTGAAACCGGAACTTTTTCTCGGTTTTTAACTTAAGGACAGCCTGATCAAGCCCCTCCAATGTGCTGTCACTGATATTCGTGACAAGCCCCACACTTGATCCTTGCAAGCTTGGGTGGATATCACTCACAGTTTGGCCGAAATCTATACTAAGGACACCGCACAAAGTATGCACTTCGTTCACATAATCCATCACTTTCTGGAGGCGCTCGGACTGCCAAGAAGAAGAGTAATTTTAGAACCACAGTCGGGGAGACTTCTACAGTATCCTTAAGTGAAAGAAGTCGTTCAAATTTTGAGGAACGCACttccaataaaataataaggcCGTAATACTGTAGTTCAATATAGAGACTGGAACGAAGAATGCAGAAATACAGAAGATACATTTTGTAAGTTTAACACATTAACCTTCTCTTTCTGAAGACCACGCAGTTTTGATTGATGTTCGGTGAGTTTTCTCACTGATAAGTCTTGTTCTTCCAGAGTCAAGACGCTCATAGAACCGGAAGTACTGCCATAACCAGAAATCTCGCCACTAATCTTCTCAATTTGTGACTTAATATCTGCAAACTGCTTCATTCTTTCCTCCTTCTTAAGTTTTAGATCTTCCACTAATGGTCTGACTGAGGCTAGCTGCCCTTTCAAAGATTTCGCTTTCTTGTCAGACTGCACCTGTTGGTTCGCAAAATATCAGCCAAGCAATATTATACAACCAATCAAATATCTATAAGTGAAATCGagttaatatcaatatagttTAAGATAAGACAGAGATAGTATAACCAGAACAGAACGATGAAGTTGTAACtctaaaaataatcaatacaCCATAAAAAACTACTGGCCACTCCACAACAATATTCAGCAATCGAGGACCGAGGTTTTGGGCTGGAGTGAATTTGTGGGGTAAAGCAAAACTCTCAAAGCTCAATCTAAGATTCAATTACCCTTGACACACCATTAGACGGGAATCGAGAGCATagtctcatttcactcacaaaCATTCTTGCACAACACATTCTACAAATTACGCAAAATGGAAGTGCTAGTTGTCTCAAGTGTTGAAGATGCTTCATTACCGGCGaatttatgttgatttctCCAAGAGTTGCAATAAGCATTGCAACCTCAGCTTCCATGGAAGCAATAGACTGATGAAGGCGTGCCTTGTCATTTGCGGCCTCATCAACCTTTCTTCTGTAGATCTCCAAACACTCTCTCTCGAGCTCCATTAACATGCGGTCTTTATCCGCTTGAGTCTCCCCAATTTCAGTCCATAATTGCTGGTAATCACAACAGTTACAAAACCACCAAGTAAATTACACTCCATTATCAACAGTCTTACCCATGAAACTAGAAAATTGTGATAttcaaacaagaaaatatgaaattcatcttttcattttcattagaAAAACTCGGGTTATACACACAACCAGTTTAGACATGATTTGCTATCAACAATGTAAAGAAATTCCATTTTTGCCCATACCATCATATAATTAACAATATGTAAACTTTAACAGATAaactattataaaaattaatctttcTTCAGATTAAAACCAATGTTTTGGCTTCttcatataaaaacaaaataaaatcttactgATAGGAAAAGTTTTAAGATAACACTTGCaagggaaaaaggaaatgtgagaaattaatgaagtagtaataaattacatatttataatatgataGTACATACTCTAATAAATTTCTTCCCTTATCCTATACACTAAtcagaatgaaaaaaaaatcaaaagttacACAAACAGATTAGACATGATTTGCAACCAACAGTGCAAAGAACTCCAGTTTTTACCCATATCATAACATAATTtacaaatcataaaatttaacagagaaattatcttaaaaattaatctttcTTCCACTGAATAGTTAAAAAAACCAAGATAACAATTACAAGGGAAAAAAAGGAACTGTGAGAAATTGATGAAGCAATAAACCCTTATcccataaatttaaaaaaaggctaaaaaaaaatcaaaattaagaaagttCAACAGAAATCATAGAAACATCATGACAAGAACCCTTTCTCCCCCAAACAACATCATTAAAACCTACTCTACACTAACCAAAAAaaagtgtgtgagtgtgtgaaagaaagagagaaaccTGAAGTTCTTTCAGCAGAGTATTGCAAGTATTGCTTGTGTGGAAACTGATGGAATTACTCCCAAATGCAGCAGTCATCATTTTTCACAGCTTAATCCAAAGGGGCTTTCCAGAAAATGCTTAAAGGCTTCACCTTTACACTTTATGAAGAAAGGGCAGCACCTTCCaacctcttctctctctctctcctttgTAAAAAGAGACTATGTAATGTAATGCACCaccatttctctctctctaacagATCTGAAGCTAAATTCAACGCAAATGGACAAACAAACTTTGTTTGtgaattcaatttctttatttaaaggAAAGGAGAGGAAGAATTAGGTACTGTGGAGAAATATTCtagattataaatataaaaaattgtagaaGAAGGTAGCACACAACTCAATTATTATGAATCACATTCACAATTACTGTTGAAATTGCTGCAATTTTATGTACTTTGCTGCAGAGGTGGAAGAAAGAGGCAAAAGAGGAAGATATGGTGATTTTAGGGGTGGTGGTGGCTAACTTGCGCAGATGCAGGTGGATCTGTGCAGATTAGATTAGCGCGGAGTTCTATGCTACAGTGCGCCTCCGGAGTGAGTGAAAAggaatatttttcattaattattttattggagAGTATAATATTCTCGTTAGGCGGAATTGCTATCTCCACTCCGTGTCTCGCTACCGACACTCTCCTCTTGTTTTTACGTCAACGCGAAGAAACTCTTATGTGGACGTTTGAACCATTTTTGTCTACGCATTAAATCATTAAAGCTAATACTCCACTTATTTTTGTAAACAAATGATTAACTACTTTTTCGTACAAAAGATATGATAGTggctaaaaattttatataaaagaaattataatgGTTAAAATTGGCCAATTTCCTTTGTCCGGACTTTGTTATCTTATTTGGAATCGATACGAATTTTAcgataaattgaattaatggAATATCCAGAATTCTTACTAAGTTAAAGTGAACTGAGACATTTAATGACGAATgtgtcaaaataataaaatgaaataatgacATACGAAACTTGTAGTACATAAACTGTTTATGTAATAGAGCTTTCGACCAACTAAAATGCTCTTGTTCGTATTCGTATCATATAAATGGATCACTGAATATTGGTA
The genomic region above belongs to Salvia hispanica cultivar TCC Black 2014 chromosome 3, UniMelb_Shisp_WGS_1.0, whole genome shotgun sequence and contains:
- the LOC125216492 gene encoding 65-kDa microtubule-associated protein 6-like, which translates into the protein MMTAAFGSNSISFHTSNTCNTLLKELQQLWTEIGETQADKDRMLMELERECLEIYRRKVDEAANDKARLHQSIASMEAEVAMLIATLGEININSPVQSDKKAKSLKGQLASVRPLVEDLKLKKEERMKQFADIKSQIEKISGEISGYGSTSGSMSVLTLEEQDLSVRKLTEHQSKLRGLQKEKSERLQKVMDYVNEVHTLCGVLSIDFGQTVSDIHPSLQGSSVGLVTNISDSTLEGLDQAVLKLKTEKKFRFQKLKDVARSLFELWNLMDTSKEDKASFLRITSVLGLSESEIVQPGALSPETVHQVSAEVERLTKLKTSRLKELVMKKRSELEDLCCKIHIQPDQSTAAEKTSALIDSGLVDPCELLANIEAQICKVKDEAYSRKEIMERIDRWLSACDEEKWLDDYNLDHNRYSAVRGAHINLKRAERARIMINKIPAMVDNLISKTLSWEEEKQKLFLYDGVRLVSILEDYKQARRLKEEEKKRARDHKKLQDVLLTEKESMYGSKPSPRRSNSFRNQNGYRAYGNGSVTPSPRRNSLGAATPELLTPRSYSGRHNGYFKEMRKLSTAPLNFVAIPKEDTMSFSSIGGSEPESPPQV